The following coding sequences lie in one Primulina huaijiensis isolate GDHJ02 chromosome 2, ASM1229523v2, whole genome shotgun sequence genomic window:
- the LOC140959955 gene encoding cucurbitadienol 11-hydroxylase-like isoform X1: METFIFSSYIREVPLDLSYVACFVGTLVALYVTHWIYRWRSPKCNGVLPPGSMGLPLIGETIQLVIPSASLDLPPFIKNRMKRYGPIFRTNVAGRPVIITADPEFNHFLLRQDGKLVDTWSMDTFAEVFDQASQSSRKYTRNLTLNHFGIEALRGKLLPQMHAMVQKILSTWSSWESVEVKSESVTMAIDFAAKQIFSGDAPDKISDMFRDLVEGLMSFPINIPGTAHHKCLKIHKKVREMMRDVVTKRLAESERSHGDLLDHIIDDKNTESFLNEDFIVQLMFGLLFVTSDSISTTLALAFKLLEENPLVLEELIAEHENILKKRENSESNLTWNEYKSMSFTLQVINEVLRLGNIAPGFFRRALKDIPVNGYTIPKGWVIMIATAGLHLNARQFEDPLKFNPWRWKEIQPSVVSKCFMPFGSGMKQCAGAEYSRVLIATFLHVLVTKYRWTMVKGGKIVRSPIIRFPDGFHYKIVKNKN, translated from the exons ATGGAAACATTTATATTTTCCTCGTACATAAGAGAAGTGCCATTGGATTTGTCATATGTTGCTTGCTTTGTTGGAACACTGGTTGCCCTTTATGTTACTCACTGGATTTACAGATGGAGGAGTCCTAAATGCAATGGAGTTCTCCCGCCCGGTTCTATGGGCCTGCCTCTCATTGGAGAAACCATCCAATTGGTCATCCCAAGTGCCTCTTTAGATCTCCCTCCATTCATTAAAAATAGAATGAAAAG ATATGGCCCTATTTTTCGAACCAACGTAGCGGGACGACCTGTGATAATTACTGCAGACCCGGAATTCAACCATTTTCTACTCAGACAAGATGGGAAATTAGTTGACACATGGTCCATGGACACTTTCGCCGAAGTTTTCGACCAGGCAAGTCAATCTTCAAGAAAATACACCAGAAACTTGACGCTGAACCACTTTGGCATCGAGGCCTTGAGAGGAAAACTCCTCCCTCAGATGCATGCTATGGTCCAGAAAATCCTCTCCACTTGGTCAAGTTGGGAATCTGTTGAAGTTAAAAGTGAATCCGTCACG ATGGCTATTGATTTTGCTGCAAAACAAATATTTAGCGGCGATGCACCAGATAAGATAAGTGATATGTTCAGGGACTTGGTTGAGGGCCTAATGTCTTTTCCTATCAATATCCCAGGCACCGCACATCATAAATGTTTGAAG ATACACAAGAAAGTTAGAGAAATGATGAGGGATGTAGTAACCAAGAGGCTTGCGGAATCCGAAAGGAGCCACGGAGATCTTCTCGACCATATCATCGACGACAAGAACACTGAATCGTTCTTGAACGAAGACTTCATCGTTCAACTAATGTTCGGACTGTTATTCGTCACCTCCGATTCGATCTCCACCACATTGGCATTAGCTTTCAAGTTGCTGGAGGAAAACCCATTGGTGCTGGAGGAATTAATT GCCGAACACGAGAATATACTCAAGAAAAGAGAGAATTCAGAGTCAAATCTAACATGGAACGAATACAAATCGATGAGCTTCACACTTCAAGTAATCAATGAAGTGCTAAGGCTTGGAAACATAGCCCCTGGATTTTTTCGTCGAGCCTTGAAAGATATCCCAGTCAATG GATACACAATCCCGAAAGGATGGGTGATTATGATAGCCACGGCTGGTCTTCATCTCAACGCTAGGCAATTCGAGGATCCACTTAAATTCAATCCTTGGAGATGGAAg GAAATTCAACCGAGTGTTGTATCAAAATGTTTCATGCCGTTCGGGTCGGGTATGAAGCAATGTGCGGGTGCGGAATATAGCAGAGTCCTGATAGCGACATTTTTACATGTCTTGGTCACAAAATATAG ATGGACTATGGTAAAAGGAGGTAAAATCGTGAGGTCGCCGATCATCCGATTCCCAGATGGATTTCACTACAAAATCGTAAAGAACAAGAACTGA
- the LOC140959970 gene encoding hydrophobic protein LTI6B-like isoform X1, with product MGTANCVDIILAILLPPLGVFLKFGCGHEFWICLLLTILGYIPGIIYAIYVITK from the exons atgggCACAGCAAATTGCGTTGATATTATTTTGGCAATTCTTTTGCCTCCTCTCGGAGTTTTCCTCAAGTTTGGCTGCGGG CATGAGTTCTGGATTTGTCTGCTGCTGACAATCTTGGGTTACATCCCTGGAATTATCTATGCCATCTACGTCATCACTAAGTAG
- the LOC140969867 gene encoding BRASSINOSTEROID INSENSITIVE 1-associated receptor kinase 1-like isoform X1 — translation MDRSTTWVFCSFFLSSILVLAQVSRVSSNAEGDALSALKNNLADPNSVLQSWDPTLVNPCTWFHVTCNNENSVTRVDLGNANLSGPLSPQLGLLPNLQYLELYSNNITGRIPNELGNLTSLVSLDLYLNNLTGPIPNTLGKLQRLRFLRLNNNSLTGEIPMSLTTIETLQVLDLSNNQLTGQIPVNGSFQLFTPISFDHNRLDPLPVSPPPPLPPSSASSSRVANSATGAIAGGVAAGAALLFAAPAIALAWYRRRKPEDHFFDVPAEEDPEVHLGQLKRFSLRELQVASDNFSNKNILGRGGFGKVYKGRLADGSLVAVKRLKEERTQGGELQFQTEVEMISMAVHRNLLRLRGFCMTPTERLLVYPYMANGSVASCLRERPESQPPLDWQIRKRIALGSARGLAYLHDHCDPKIIHRDVKAANILLDEDFEAVVGDFGLAKLMDYKDTHVTTAVRGTIGHIAPEYLSTGKSSEKTDVFGYGVMLLELITGQRAFDLARLANDDDVMLLDWVRGLLKEKKLETLVDADLQGNYVDEEVEQLIQVALLCTQSSPLERPRMSEVVRMLEGDGLAERWEEWQKEEMFRQEFNHTHHPSSNWLINDSTSNIRPDELSGPR, via the exons ATGGATCGGTCAACTACTTGGGTCTTTTGCTCTTTTTTCTTGTCCTCAATTCTGGTGCTTGCTCAAGTCTCGCGGGTGTCCTCCAACGCTGAAG GTGATGCATTGAGTGCATTGAAGAACAATTTGGCTGATCCAAATAGTGTTCTACAGAGTTGGGACCCGACCCTCGTTAATCCCTGCACTTGGTTTCATGTTACATGCAATAATGAAAATAGTGTTACTCGAGT CGATCTTGGCAATGCAAATTTGTCTGGTCCACTTTCCCCTCAGCTTGGTTTACTTCCAAATTTACAGTATCT GGAGCTTTACAGTAACAATATTACAGGAAGAATTCCAAACGAACTAGGAAATTTGACAAGTTTGGTTAGCTTGGATCTTTATTTGAATAACCTGACTGGTCCAATCCCTAACACATTGGGCAAACTTCAAAGGCTTCGATTCTT GAGGCTCAACAATAACAGTTTGACTGGAGAAATCCCCATGTCACTTACTACTATCGAGACACTTCAAGTCCT CGATCTTTCAAATAACCAGCTGACAGGCCAAATTCCCGTAAATGGATCCTTTCAGCTTTTTACTCCTATCAG TTTTGATCATAATCGATTGGATCCTCTTCCTGTATCTCCACCTCCTCCACTTCCGCCATCATCTGCATCTTCCTCTCGAG TTGCCAACAGTGCTACTGGAGCCATTGCAGGAGGAGTTGCTGCTGGAGCAGCCCTGCTATTTGCTGCCCCTGCAATTGCGCTTGCTTGGTATCGTAGAAGGAAGCCAGAAGATCATTTCTTTGATGTTCCTG CTGAGGAGGATCCAGAAGTTCATCTGGGACAGCTCAAACGATTTTCACTACGCGAATTGCAAGTTGCATCAGATAATTTCAGTAATAAAAATATCCTTGGCAGAGGTGGATTTGGTAAGGTTTACAAAGGTCGATTAGCTGATGGCTCTCTAGTAGCAGTAAAAAGACTGAAAGAGGAGCGCACTCAAGGTGGAGAGCTTCAATTCCAAACAGAAGTGGAAATGATCAGCATGGCTGTGCATCGAAATTTACTTCGCTTGCGTGGCTTTTGCATGACTCCTACAGAACGGTTGCTTGTTTATCCTTATATGGCTAATGGAAGTGTTGCATCGTGCTTGAGAG AAAGACCTGAATCTCAACCTCCCCTTGATTGGCAAATAAGAAAACGGATAGCATTGGGGTCTGCGAGGGGACTTGCTTATTTGCATGATCACTGTGACCCTAAGATCATTCATCGGGATGTCAAAGCTGCAAATATATTATTGGATGAGGACTTTGAAGCAGTTGTAGGTGACTTTGGCTTGGCCAAACTTATGGACTACAAGGATACTCATGTTACCACGGCTGTTCGTGGAACAATTGGTCATATTGCTCCCGAATACCTCTCCACTGGTAAATCTTCTGAGAAAACTGATGTTTTCGGTTACGGGGTCATGCTTCTTGAGCTGATCACTGGTCAGAGAGCTTTTGATCTTGCTCGGCTTGCCAATGACGATGATGTGATGTTACTCGATTGG GTCAGAGGacttttgaaggaaaaaaagtTGGAGACGCTGGTCGATGCGGATCTTCAAGGTAATTATGTGGACGAAGAGGTGGAACAGCTGATCCAAGTAGCTCTGCTCTGTACGCAGAGCTCCCCATTGGAGCGTCCAAGGATGTCGGAAGTCGTGAGGATGCTTGAGGGTGATGGCTTGGCTGAGAGGTGGGAGGAATGGCAGAAGGAAGAAATGTTCCGTCAAGAATTCAATCATACGCATCACCCTAGCAGTAATTGGTTAATTAACGACTCCACTTCGAATATTCGTCCCGATGAATTATCTGGGCCAAGATGA
- the LOC140959949 gene encoding putative clathrin assembly protein At1g03050, producing MAPSKIRKAIESVKDRTSIGLAKVGSSTSLSDIDVAIVKATRHEEYPPEERYIREILTVTSYSHAYVGACVNTIAKRLSKTKNWVVALKTLMLIQRLLSEGDIAFEQEIFFATRRGTRLLNMSDFRDKSGKPSSSWDFSAFVRTYALYLDEKLEFRMQGRRGKKSGFSNNEEEGGDVGYVSGHGGVERDSDAMAGRGIQQVREMKNEKLFSRVHHLMRLLERFLACKPTGASKHNRVVSVAFYPILKESFHIYYDTLETMAVFLDRFPQLDVPDSVKVYELFCRLSKQYDELDTLYDWCKTIGIARSSEFPDIEKIPKKRLDILNEYIEYKSANAPDKRPLSAETKPARVKETEAIVEKDMLTMKALPPPEGFVDEKEVKKEMKVTLVEPKEIQTGELVTLSAHKPNIEEEGNRLALALFDCHSAPSSTPWEAFKDSSEDWETALVQNTGGLPNQKASTMGGFDGLMFDRMFITNQTGASNGANSTDPFTASLAVAPPAYVQMREMETKQRFVAEEQAMWQRYARDGTHGHTGLENVRRQDLHRHTRNF from the exons ATGGCTCCAAGCAAGATCAGAAAAGCGATCGAATCCGTCAAAGATCGAACCAGCATCGGTTTGGCCAAGGTCGGCAGCAGCACCTCTCTTTCAGATATCGACGTCGCCATCGTTAAGGCCACGCGACACGAAGAATACCCCCCCGAAGAGCGTTACATTCGCGAGATCTTAACCGTCACGTCGTACTCTCATGCATACGTTGGCGCTTGTGTTAACACCATAGCCAAACGCCTGAGTAAGACCAAGAATTGGGTGGTGGCACTGAAAACGCTTATGCTGATCCAACGACTGCTTAGCGAAGGGGACATAGCATTCGAACAAGAAATCTTCTTCGCGACGAGGAGAGGCACCCGTCTTCTGAATATGTCCGATTTTCGGGATAAGTCTGGGAAGCCGTCGAGTTCGTGGGATTTCTCAGCCTTCGTGAGAACCTATGCCTTGTATTTGGACGAGAAGCTTGAGTTCAGAATGCAGGGCAGGAGGGGGAAGAAGAGTGGATTTTCGAACAACGAAGAAGAGGGAGGAGATGTCGGTTATGTCAGTGGCCATGGTGGTGTCGAGCGTGATTCTGATGCGATGGCGGGGAGGGGGATTCAGCAGGTACGTGAAATGAAGAATGAGAAGTTGTTCTCTAGGGTTCATCATCTCATGCGACTCCTTGAGAGGTTTTTGGCTTGCAAACCAACAG GTGCTTCAAAGCATAACAGGGTGGTGTCAGTGGCTTTCTACCCCATACTAAAAGAAAGTTTCCACATCTACTACGACACACTGGAAACAATGGCAGTCTTTCTTGATCGATTCCCACAACTTGATGTGCCAGATTCCGTCAAAGTTTACGAGCTTTTCTGTCGCCTCTCGAAGCAGTACGATGAGCTCGATACGTTGTATGATTGGTGTAAGACCATTGGAATCGCGCGATCTTCGGAGTTCCCTGATATTGAGAAGATCCCGAAGAAGAGACTCGACATTTTGAACGAATACATCGAGTATAAATCAGCGAATGCGCCTGATAAGAGACCCTTGAGCGCGGAGACTAAGCCTGCCCGTGTTAAAGAAACAGAGGCGATCGTAGAAAAAGATATGCTCACGATGAAGGCGTTGCCACCACCCGAAGGATTTGTTGATGAAAAAGAGGTTAAAAAGGAGATGAAGGTGACATTGGTCGAGCCGAAAGAGATACAAACGGGAGAATTGGTGACCTTAAGTGCACATAAACCAAACATCGAAGAAGAAGGAAACAGATTGGCCCTAGCTTTGTTTGATTGCCATTCAGCACCAAGTTCCACACCATGGGAAGCTTTCAAGGACTCGTCGGAAGATTGGGAAACAGCCTTAGTTCAAAACACCGGCGGTTTGCCAAACCAAAAGGCCTCCACCATGGGAGGCTTTGATGGGTTGATGTTTGATAGGATGTTTATAACGAACCAAACGGGAGCTTCTAATGGCGCTAATAGCACCGACCCTTTCACTGCCTCGCTTGCGGTGGCCCCTCCGGCCTACGTGCAAATGCGAGAAATGGAGACGAAACAGAGGTTCGTAGCAGAAGAGCAAGCGATGTGGCAGAGATACGCGAGGGATGGGACGCACGGGCACACTGGGTTGGAAAATGTTCGACGACAAGATCTTCATCGGCACACAAGAAACTTCTAG
- the LOC140959970 gene encoding hydrophobic protein LTI6B-like isoform X2: MGTANCVDIILAILLPPLGVFLKFGCGHEFWICLLLTILGYIPGIIYAIYVITK, encoded by the exons atgggCACAGCAAATTGCGTTGATATTATTTTGGCAATTCTTTTGCCTCCTCTCGGAGTTTTCCTCAAGTTTGGCTGCGGG CATGAGTTCTGGATTTGTCTGCTGCTGACAATCTTGGGTTACATCCCTGGAATTATCTATGCCATCTACGTCATCACTAA GTGA
- the LOC140969867 gene encoding BRASSINOSTEROID INSENSITIVE 1-associated receptor kinase 1-like isoform X2: protein MDRSTTWVFCSFFLSSILVLAQVSRVSSNAEGDALSALKNNLADPNSVLQSWDPTLVNPCTWFHVTCNNENSVTRVDLGNANLSGPLSPQLGLLPNLQYLELYSNNITGRIPNELGNLTSLVSLDLYLNNLTGPIPNTLGKLQRLRFLRLNNNSLTGEIPMSLTTIETLQVLDLSNNQLTGQIPVNGSFQLFTPISFDHNRLDPLPVSPPPPLPPSSASSSRVANSATGAIAGGVAAGAALLFAAPAIALAWYRRRKPEDHFFDVPEVHLGQLKRFSLRELQVASDNFSNKNILGRGGFGKVYKGRLADGSLVAVKRLKEERTQGGELQFQTEVEMISMAVHRNLLRLRGFCMTPTERLLVYPYMANGSVASCLRERPESQPPLDWQIRKRIALGSARGLAYLHDHCDPKIIHRDVKAANILLDEDFEAVVGDFGLAKLMDYKDTHVTTAVRGTIGHIAPEYLSTGKSSEKTDVFGYGVMLLELITGQRAFDLARLANDDDVMLLDWVRGLLKEKKLETLVDADLQGNYVDEEVEQLIQVALLCTQSSPLERPRMSEVVRMLEGDGLAERWEEWQKEEMFRQEFNHTHHPSSNWLINDSTSNIRPDELSGPR, encoded by the exons ATGGATCGGTCAACTACTTGGGTCTTTTGCTCTTTTTTCTTGTCCTCAATTCTGGTGCTTGCTCAAGTCTCGCGGGTGTCCTCCAACGCTGAAG GTGATGCATTGAGTGCATTGAAGAACAATTTGGCTGATCCAAATAGTGTTCTACAGAGTTGGGACCCGACCCTCGTTAATCCCTGCACTTGGTTTCATGTTACATGCAATAATGAAAATAGTGTTACTCGAGT CGATCTTGGCAATGCAAATTTGTCTGGTCCACTTTCCCCTCAGCTTGGTTTACTTCCAAATTTACAGTATCT GGAGCTTTACAGTAACAATATTACAGGAAGAATTCCAAACGAACTAGGAAATTTGACAAGTTTGGTTAGCTTGGATCTTTATTTGAATAACCTGACTGGTCCAATCCCTAACACATTGGGCAAACTTCAAAGGCTTCGATTCTT GAGGCTCAACAATAACAGTTTGACTGGAGAAATCCCCATGTCACTTACTACTATCGAGACACTTCAAGTCCT CGATCTTTCAAATAACCAGCTGACAGGCCAAATTCCCGTAAATGGATCCTTTCAGCTTTTTACTCCTATCAG TTTTGATCATAATCGATTGGATCCTCTTCCTGTATCTCCACCTCCTCCACTTCCGCCATCATCTGCATCTTCCTCTCGAG TTGCCAACAGTGCTACTGGAGCCATTGCAGGAGGAGTTGCTGCTGGAGCAGCCCTGCTATTTGCTGCCCCTGCAATTGCGCTTGCTTGGTATCGTAGAAGGAAGCCAGAAGATCATTTCTTTGATGTTCCTG AAGTTCATCTGGGACAGCTCAAACGATTTTCACTACGCGAATTGCAAGTTGCATCAGATAATTTCAGTAATAAAAATATCCTTGGCAGAGGTGGATTTGGTAAGGTTTACAAAGGTCGATTAGCTGATGGCTCTCTAGTAGCAGTAAAAAGACTGAAAGAGGAGCGCACTCAAGGTGGAGAGCTTCAATTCCAAACAGAAGTGGAAATGATCAGCATGGCTGTGCATCGAAATTTACTTCGCTTGCGTGGCTTTTGCATGACTCCTACAGAACGGTTGCTTGTTTATCCTTATATGGCTAATGGAAGTGTTGCATCGTGCTTGAGAG AAAGACCTGAATCTCAACCTCCCCTTGATTGGCAAATAAGAAAACGGATAGCATTGGGGTCTGCGAGGGGACTTGCTTATTTGCATGATCACTGTGACCCTAAGATCATTCATCGGGATGTCAAAGCTGCAAATATATTATTGGATGAGGACTTTGAAGCAGTTGTAGGTGACTTTGGCTTGGCCAAACTTATGGACTACAAGGATACTCATGTTACCACGGCTGTTCGTGGAACAATTGGTCATATTGCTCCCGAATACCTCTCCACTGGTAAATCTTCTGAGAAAACTGATGTTTTCGGTTACGGGGTCATGCTTCTTGAGCTGATCACTGGTCAGAGAGCTTTTGATCTTGCTCGGCTTGCCAATGACGATGATGTGATGTTACTCGATTGG GTCAGAGGacttttgaaggaaaaaaagtTGGAGACGCTGGTCGATGCGGATCTTCAAGGTAATTATGTGGACGAAGAGGTGGAACAGCTGATCCAAGTAGCTCTGCTCTGTACGCAGAGCTCCCCATTGGAGCGTCCAAGGATGTCGGAAGTCGTGAGGATGCTTGAGGGTGATGGCTTGGCTGAGAGGTGGGAGGAATGGCAGAAGGAAGAAATGTTCCGTCAAGAATTCAATCATACGCATCACCCTAGCAGTAATTGGTTAATTAACGACTCCACTTCGAATATTCGTCCCGATGAATTATCTGGGCCAAGATGA
- the LOC140959955 gene encoding cucurbitadienol 11-hydroxylase-like isoform X2, with product METFIFSSYIREVPLDLSYVACFVGTLVALYVTHWIYRWRSPKCNGVLPPGSMGLPLIGETIQLVIPSASLDLPPFIKNRMKRYGPIFRTNVAGRPVIITADPEFNHFLLRQDGKLVDTWSMDTFAEVFDQASQSSRKYTRNLTLNHFGIEALRGKLLPQMHAMVQKILSTWSSWESVEVKSESVTMAIDFAAKQIFSGDAPDKISDMFRDLVEGLMSFPINIPGTAHHKCLKIHKKVREMMRDVVTKRLAESERSHGDLLDHIIDDKNTESFLNEDFIVQLMFGLLFVTSDSISTTLALAFKLLEENPLVLEELIAEHENILKKRENSESNLTWNEYKSMSFTLQVINEVLRLGNIAPGFFRRALKDIPVNGYTIPKGWVIMIATAGLHLNARQFEDPLKFNPWRWKMDYGKRR from the exons ATGGAAACATTTATATTTTCCTCGTACATAAGAGAAGTGCCATTGGATTTGTCATATGTTGCTTGCTTTGTTGGAACACTGGTTGCCCTTTATGTTACTCACTGGATTTACAGATGGAGGAGTCCTAAATGCAATGGAGTTCTCCCGCCCGGTTCTATGGGCCTGCCTCTCATTGGAGAAACCATCCAATTGGTCATCCCAAGTGCCTCTTTAGATCTCCCTCCATTCATTAAAAATAGAATGAAAAG ATATGGCCCTATTTTTCGAACCAACGTAGCGGGACGACCTGTGATAATTACTGCAGACCCGGAATTCAACCATTTTCTACTCAGACAAGATGGGAAATTAGTTGACACATGGTCCATGGACACTTTCGCCGAAGTTTTCGACCAGGCAAGTCAATCTTCAAGAAAATACACCAGAAACTTGACGCTGAACCACTTTGGCATCGAGGCCTTGAGAGGAAAACTCCTCCCTCAGATGCATGCTATGGTCCAGAAAATCCTCTCCACTTGGTCAAGTTGGGAATCTGTTGAAGTTAAAAGTGAATCCGTCACG ATGGCTATTGATTTTGCTGCAAAACAAATATTTAGCGGCGATGCACCAGATAAGATAAGTGATATGTTCAGGGACTTGGTTGAGGGCCTAATGTCTTTTCCTATCAATATCCCAGGCACCGCACATCATAAATGTTTGAAG ATACACAAGAAAGTTAGAGAAATGATGAGGGATGTAGTAACCAAGAGGCTTGCGGAATCCGAAAGGAGCCACGGAGATCTTCTCGACCATATCATCGACGACAAGAACACTGAATCGTTCTTGAACGAAGACTTCATCGTTCAACTAATGTTCGGACTGTTATTCGTCACCTCCGATTCGATCTCCACCACATTGGCATTAGCTTTCAAGTTGCTGGAGGAAAACCCATTGGTGCTGGAGGAATTAATT GCCGAACACGAGAATATACTCAAGAAAAGAGAGAATTCAGAGTCAAATCTAACATGGAACGAATACAAATCGATGAGCTTCACACTTCAAGTAATCAATGAAGTGCTAAGGCTTGGAAACATAGCCCCTGGATTTTTTCGTCGAGCCTTGAAAGATATCCCAGTCAATG GATACACAATCCCGAAAGGATGGGTGATTATGATAGCCACGGCTGGTCTTCATCTCAACGCTAGGCAATTCGAGGATCCACTTAAATTCAATCCTTGGAGATGGAAg ATGGACTATGGTAAAAGGAGGTAA